A genomic segment from Anaerolineae bacterium encodes:
- a CDS encoding CBS domain-containing protein, producing the protein MIGQTVLVSDVFDPSHLSSVIVRPDEHLEDVLRRFSEEPALRGIFVCDETGRFLGAITRTDLLYWARLQLGTALHGSSLPPERIVRLAQLVQAATASDVIHPGSRETGVRMDEPLDHALRQMLNHDIVAIPVVDDQGVVLGDLTRARVMRYLLCLSGPRPGPRL; encoded by the coding sequence ATGATTGGGCAGACGGTTCTGGTAAGTGATGTCTTCGATCCGTCCCACCTGAGCTCAGTGATCGTGAGGCCAGACGAGCACCTGGAGGACGTGTTGCGCCGGTTCTCTGAGGAACCAGCGCTCCGGGGCATATTCGTATGCGATGAGACGGGGCGATTCCTGGGGGCCATAACCCGCACTGATCTCCTCTATTGGGCCCGGCTCCAGCTGGGGACGGCTCTCCATGGTTCTTCCCTTCCGCCCGAGCGCATCGTGCGGCTAGCCCAGCTGGTGCAGGCGGCCACCGCCAGCGATGTGATCCACCCGGGAAGCCGGGAGACGGGAGTGCGAATGGACGAGCCCCTGGATCATGCCCTGCGCCAGATGCTCAACCATGACATCGTCGCCATACCGGTGGTGGATGATCAGGGCGTGGTCCTGGGAGACCTGACGCGGGCACGGGTCATGCGCTATCTTCTATGCCTCTCAGGCCCAAGACCAGGGCCTCGGTTGTGA
- a CDS encoding Gfo/Idh/MocA family oxidoreductase gives MSVTAPVKVGLVGSGTISAIYLKNCARHPILEVVSCSDLLPERAAARGQEYGVRACSVAEALANPEIEVILNLTVPKAHAEVALAALEAGKSVYSEKPLAVTRDEGRRILGLAREKGLLVGCAPDTFLGGGIQTCRKLIDDGWIGEPVAATAFMMSHGHETWHPDPEFYYKPGGGPMFDMGPYYLTALVNLIGSVRRVTGSARITFPQRTVTSEPRFGYVIDVEVPTHVAGVMDFANGAVGTIITTFDVWAADLPRIEIYGTEGSLQVPDPNTFGGPVRVRRAGAKEWSDMPLTHGYSENARGLGLADMAYALRAGRRHRASGELAYHVLDVMQAFHDASAQGQHVALESAADRPEPLPLGLQDYVSRW, from the coding sequence ATGTCTGTCACCGCGCCCGTGAAGGTGGGTCTTGTCGGCTCCGGCACCATATCCGCCATTTACCTCAAGAACTGCGCCCGCCACCCGATCCTGGAGGTGGTGTCCTGTTCTGACTTGCTGCCCGAGCGGGCTGCTGCGCGCGGCCAGGAGTACGGCGTGCGGGCCTGCAGCGTGGCCGAGGCCCTGGCCAACCCGGAAATCGAGGTCATCCTCAACCTGACCGTCCCCAAGGCCCACGCAGAGGTAGCCCTGGCGGCGCTGGAGGCGGGCAAGTCGGTCTACAGCGAGAAGCCCTTGGCCGTGACGCGGGATGAGGGCCGGCGCATCCTGGGCCTGGCCCGGGAGAAGGGACTGCTAGTGGGGTGCGCCCCCGATACCTTCCTGGGCGGCGGCATCCAGACCTGTCGCAAGCTCATAGACGACGGCTGGATCGGCGAGCCGGTGGCCGCCACGGCCTTCATGATGAGCCACGGACATGAGACCTGGCACCCCGACCCCGAGTTCTACTACAAGCCCGGCGGCGGCCCCATGTTCGACATGGGGCCCTACTACCTCACCGCCTTGGTCAACCTCATCGGCTCCGTTCGCCGGGTCACAGGCAGTGCCCGCATCACCTTCCCCCAGCGGACGGTCACCAGCGAACCCAGGTTTGGCTACGTCATAGACGTAGAGGTGCCCACTCACGTGGCCGGGGTGATGGACTTCGCCAATGGGGCCGTGGGCACCATCATCACCACCTTTGACGTGTGGGCCGCCGACCTGCCTCGCATCGAGATCTATGGTACCGAGGGCTCCCTGCAGGTCCCAGACCCCAACACCTTCGGGGGGCCGGTGCGGGTGCGGCGGGCTGGCGCCAAGGAGTGGAGCGACATGCCGCTCACGCACGGCTACAGCGAGAACGCCCGCGGGCTGGGCTTGGCGGATATGGCTTATGCTCTACGGGCTGGGCGCCGCCACCGCGCCTCTGGGGAGCTGGCCTATCACGTGCTCGACGTCATGCAGGCCTTCCACGATGCATCTGCGCAAGGTCAGCACGTGGCCCTGGAGAGCGCAGCGGACAGGCCGGAGCCCTTGCCGCTGGGTCTGCAGGACTACGTTAGCCGCTGGTGA
- a CDS encoding glycoside hydrolase family 65 protein — MNPHERAWTLCQSRFEPDRLHYYESIMTVGNGYLGSRASFEEGHPAELPGTLVHGIFNHHPQDQVPDLANLPCWFALRLEVDGEPFRLDLGHLRGFERRLSLRDGVLRREVLWQSSGGKVIRLAFERFASMADRHVLAQRVSVTALTPVDSLTCVAYLDESRARNVANTASGPVSVSHWEATETGAIDRWGAWWQGRTNRSGHQVRFAQRLEIDRPATDLESHLSPPEPGNGFSGLALSTGDTVTITKIVAVGTSRDADDLQSLVHGRLQAAAAKGYDRLLEEHRQAWTHLWEEADIRLEGDDYAQLALRFATYHLLIAAPFQDERVSIGARTLSGPCYKGHVFWDTEIFMLPPLTLWRPDVARNLLLYRYHTLPGAREKAKEAGYEGAMFAWESTDTGLETTPRWTLPDRQGRRIRIWTGDNEQHISADVAYGVWQYWQWTGDDHFMRDFGAEIILDTAVFWGSRVEWNHEDGCFELTGQIGPDEYHENVDNPVFTNRMVVWHLEHALKLVEWLRAEAPSQARELGSRLGLDRRRLSHWREIVQKMRIPFDAERGVLEQFPGFFELAPVPVELFRPRTACMDAIIGHGGVNASQVLKQADVVMLIALLGERLGDREALRRNWDTYVPRTAHDSSLSPAVHAWVAARLDLPEEAYRFWLQAAGIDLEDSMGNAGLGVHAATCGGLIQAVIFGFAGLHLDQQGGWGLDPCLPEWWQSLEFTFHHRGRRQRVRLANPASA; from the coding sequence ATGAACCCCCACGAACGCGCCTGGACTCTGTGTCAAAGCCGTTTCGAGCCCGACCGGCTTCACTACTACGAGAGCATCATGACCGTGGGCAACGGCTACCTGGGCAGCCGGGCCAGCTTCGAAGAGGGTCATCCCGCCGAACTTCCCGGCACCCTGGTGCACGGCATCTTCAACCATCACCCCCAAGATCAAGTGCCCGATCTGGCCAACCTGCCCTGCTGGTTCGCCCTTCGGCTAGAAGTGGATGGCGAGCCTTTCCGGCTGGACCTGGGACACCTACGGGGCTTCGAGCGTCGGCTGAGCCTGCGCGATGGAGTGCTACGGCGCGAGGTGCTTTGGCAGAGCTCCGGCGGCAAGGTCATCCGCCTGGCCTTCGAGCGCTTCGCCAGCATGGCCGACCGACATGTGCTGGCCCAGAGGGTGAGCGTGACCGCCCTCACCCCCGTGGACAGCCTGACCTGCGTGGCGTACCTGGATGAGAGCCGAGCCCGAAACGTGGCCAATACCGCCTCCGGCCCCGTGTCCGTGTCCCACTGGGAGGCCACGGAGACCGGGGCCATAGACCGCTGGGGGGCTTGGTGGCAGGGCCGGACTAACCGCAGCGGTCACCAGGTGCGCTTCGCCCAGCGTCTGGAGATAGACCGGCCGGCAACCGACCTGGAGTCACACCTATCGCCGCCCGAGCCGGGCAACGGCTTCTCCGGCCTGGCACTATCCACGGGGGATACGGTCACCATCACCAAGATTGTGGCCGTGGGCACAAGTCGCGACGCCGACGACCTGCAGAGCTTGGTGCACGGACGCCTGCAGGCCGCCGCGGCCAAGGGCTACGACCGACTCCTGGAGGAGCACCGCCAGGCGTGGACGCACCTGTGGGAGGAAGCCGACATACGGCTAGAAGGGGACGACTACGCCCAGTTGGCCCTGCGCTTCGCTACCTACCATCTGCTGATCGCCGCTCCCTTTCAGGACGAGCGGGTCAGCATAGGGGCCCGGACGCTCAGCGGCCCCTGTTACAAGGGCCACGTCTTCTGGGACACCGAGATCTTCATGCTTCCGCCGCTCACACTGTGGCGCCCCGACGTAGCCCGCAACCTTCTCCTGTATCGCTACCATACCTTGCCCGGAGCCCGCGAGAAGGCGAAGGAAGCGGGCTACGAAGGAGCTATGTTCGCATGGGAGAGCACCGACACCGGGCTGGAGACCACTCCCCGGTGGACGTTGCCCGACCGCCAGGGGCGACGCATCCGCATCTGGACGGGCGACAACGAGCAGCACATCTCGGCCGACGTGGCCTACGGGGTATGGCAGTATTGGCAGTGGACGGGCGATGACCACTTCATGCGTGACTTCGGGGCCGAGATCATCCTGGACACGGCCGTCTTCTGGGGCAGCCGGGTGGAATGGAACCATGAGGACGGATGCTTCGAGCTCACCGGCCAGATTGGCCCGGATGAGTACCACGAGAACGTGGACAATCCCGTCTTCACCAATCGCATGGTAGTATGGCACCTGGAGCACGCCCTGAAGTTGGTGGAGTGGCTGCGGGCCGAGGCACCCTCTCAGGCCAGGGAGCTGGGGTCGCGCTTGGGGCTAGATCGGCGGCGATTGTCCCACTGGCGCGAGATCGTCCAGAAGATGCGAATCCCCTTCGACGCGGAGCGTGGGGTGCTCGAGCAGTTCCCCGGGTTCTTCGAGTTGGCGCCTGTGCCTGTCGAGCTCTTCCGCCCGCGCACCGCCTGCATGGATGCCATCATCGGCCATGGGGGCGTCAACGCCTCGCAGGTGCTCAAGCAGGCAGACGTGGTGATGCTTATCGCGCTTCTCGGCGAGCGCCTGGGGGACCGAGAGGCCCTGCGGCGCAACTGGGACACCTACGTCCCCCGCACCGCCCACGACTCTTCCCTCAGCCCCGCAGTGCACGCCTGGGTGGCGGCTCGGTTGGACCTGCCGGAGGAAGCCTACCGCTTCTGGCTCCAGGCCGCCGGCATAGACCTGGAAGACAGCATGGGCAATGCCGGCCTGGGAGTGCACGCCGCAACTTGCGGCGGTCTCATCCAGGCCGTGATCTTTGGTTTCGCCGGGCTTCACCTCGACCAACAGGGCGGCTGGGGGCTCGATCCCTGCTTGCCCGAGTGGTGGCAGTCGCTGGAGTTCACCTTCCACCATCGGGGCCGCCGTCAGCGCGTCCGCCTAGCCAACCCGGCCTCAGCGTAA
- a CDS encoding cation:proton antiporter codes for MEPSLPFLLALAAVVAGAKAAGYLAVRLRQPAVLGELLAGFILGPTVLNLLAWPAFAGFHLEDTLGYLAHLGVLFLMFIAGLEVDFEAMLESGRASFLTGLMGVLAPVLLGMAVSLPFGYSLQQGLFVGLILAATSVSISAQTLMELGVLRSRVGVVLLGAAIADDVLVILFLSLFTALTLGGGSGPLSVALVLLRMLLFLGVTLGVSRRVIPQLASLVDRMPISQGVMALVIVTALLYSWAAEALGGMAAITGAFLAGLAFAHTSLRRRVEEGMHTLAYSWLVPVFFVSIGLEADGRALGWAGLPFALTIVAVALVSKVVGCGAGARLGGCSAAECLRLGVGMTSRGEVGLIVATVGLNAGLIGESVFAAVIIMVLATTLLTPVMLRALYPRSSTEAVPSMGLSSAESPSSRRVST; via the coding sequence ATGGAACCTTCGCTACCGTTTCTCCTGGCTCTGGCAGCGGTGGTGGCTGGGGCCAAGGCTGCCGGGTATCTGGCAGTTCGGCTTCGGCAGCCGGCTGTGTTGGGGGAGCTTCTGGCCGGCTTCATCCTCGGTCCCACGGTACTGAACCTGCTTGCCTGGCCCGCCTTTGCCGGCTTCCATCTGGAGGACACCCTGGGCTACCTGGCGCACCTGGGCGTGCTCTTCCTCATGTTCATCGCCGGGCTGGAGGTGGATTTCGAGGCGATGCTGGAGTCCGGCCGGGCGTCGTTCCTCACCGGGTTGATGGGAGTGTTGGCGCCGGTGCTGCTGGGGATGGCGGTGAGCCTCCCCTTCGGTTACAGCCTCCAGCAAGGCCTCTTTGTTGGGCTCATCCTGGCCGCCACCAGCGTGAGCATCTCGGCTCAGACCCTGATGGAGCTCGGGGTTCTGCGCAGCCGGGTGGGGGTGGTGCTGCTGGGCGCCGCCATCGCCGATGATGTCTTGGTTATCCTGTTTCTGTCCTTGTTCACCGCCCTGACGCTGGGCGGAGGCAGCGGCCCCCTCTCGGTGGCCCTGGTGCTCCTGAGGATGCTTCTCTTCCTGGGTGTGACCCTGGGAGTGAGCAGGCGCGTGATCCCCCAGTTGGCGTCGCTGGTTGACAGGATGCCCATCAGCCAGGGCGTAATGGCTTTGGTGATCGTGACCGCTCTGCTGTACTCCTGGGCGGCCGAGGCCCTGGGGGGAATGGCCGCCATCACAGGGGCCTTCCTGGCCGGACTGGCCTTCGCGCACACTTCCCTTCGGCGTCGAGTCGAGGAAGGGATGCACACCCTGGCCTATTCCTGGCTGGTGCCGGTGTTCTTCGTCAGCATCGGCCTGGAGGCCGATGGTCGGGCTCTGGGATGGGCCGGCTTGCCCTTCGCTCTGACCATCGTGGCGGTGGCGCTGGTCTCCAAGGTGGTGGGGTGCGGCGCCGGGGCGCGCTTGGGTGGGTGCTCGGCTGCTGAGTGCTTGCGGCTGGGTGTGGGCATGACTTCCCGAGGCGAGGTGGGCCTGATCGTGGCCACGGTGGGGCTAAACGCCGGGCTCATCGGGGAGAGCGTATTCGCGGCCGTGATCATCATGGTGTTGGCCACCACTCTGCTGACGCCCGTGATGCTCCGGGCTCTCTATCCGCGCTCTTCCACCGAGGCGGTTCCCTCCATGGGGTTGAGCAGTGCCGAATCGCCGAGCAGCCGGCGCGTTTCCACTTGA
- a CDS encoding ABC-F family ATP-binding cassette domain-containing protein — protein MLQVSGVSKSYGAQTVLARVSFSLGPGEHAGLVGPNGSGKTTLLRLIAGLERPDEGSIRLNPPPLAFGYLRQALDFDPDDTIARALRRATGAHGLAADRMARLAEEMAWAPDPETALRLTEEYARAQERFEAAGGYELQTRLEAALAGLDLAGLPPELPVARLSGGQKTRLGLAGLLATRPSLLLLDEPTNHLDVDALDWLERWLQSYEGAALIVSHDRTFLDATTTRTLALDPADHTLTSYPGGYSEYARAREREIAQQWQAYQAQQEEITRLRAAVRRVRGQAVMRRGGKANDGDKFARGYFSDQTSGTMARAKVLERRIERLLTEDKVEKPQQQWGLKLDLASDGSGAREVLRLEDVSLSFGPLHLLRGISATLTHGQRAVLLGPNGSGKTSLLRLVTGELQPDSGTIRVGAGVRVGYLAQEQEILDADITPFDVVSKASGWADQTRVRSFLHWFLFAGDEAFIPVVSLSFGERTRLMLALLVAQGCNLLLLDEPINHLDITGRERFEEALLQFEGTVLAVVHDRAFVRRVATQVWELRDGRLRVTR, from the coding sequence ATGCTACAGGTATCGGGAGTCTCGAAGAGCTACGGCGCTCAGACTGTGCTCGCCCGAGTCTCGTTCAGCCTCGGGCCGGGCGAGCATGCCGGGTTGGTGGGACCCAACGGATCGGGCAAGACCACCTTGCTGCGCCTCATCGCCGGGCTGGAGCGCCCCGACGAGGGCAGCATCCGCCTGAACCCGCCTCCCCTGGCGTTCGGCTACCTGCGCCAGGCCCTGGACTTCGACCCGGACGACACCATCGCCCGCGCCTTGAGACGGGCCACCGGGGCCCACGGTCTGGCGGCGGACCGCATGGCCCGTCTGGCCGAGGAGATGGCCTGGGCCCCGGACCCGGAGACTGCCCTGCGCTTGACCGAGGAATATGCCCGGGCGCAGGAGCGCTTCGAGGCTGCCGGCGGATACGAACTTCAGACCCGGCTGGAGGCCGCCCTGGCGGGGCTGGATCTCGCCGGGCTACCTCCTGAGCTACCGGTGGCCCGACTGAGCGGAGGGCAGAAGACCCGGCTGGGGCTGGCGGGCCTGCTCGCCACCCGGCCATCCCTCCTCCTCCTGGATGAGCCCACTAACCACCTGGACGTGGATGCGCTGGATTGGCTGGAGCGGTGGCTTCAGAGCTACGAGGGAGCAGCACTGATCGTCTCCCACGACCGCACCTTCCTGGACGCCACCACCACCCGGACCCTGGCGCTGGACCCCGCCGATCACACCCTGACGTCCTACCCGGGGGGCTACTCCGAGTACGCCCGGGCTCGGGAACGGGAGATAGCCCAGCAGTGGCAGGCGTACCAGGCGCAGCAGGAGGAGATTACCCGGCTCCGGGCTGCAGTCCGGCGGGTGCGGGGCCAGGCGGTCATGCGCCGGGGAGGCAAGGCCAACGATGGAGATAAGTTCGCTCGGGGCTACTTCTCCGACCAAACGTCGGGCACCATGGCCCGGGCCAAAGTGCTGGAGAGGCGCATCGAGCGGCTGCTCACCGAGGACAAGGTGGAGAAGCCCCAGCAGCAGTGGGGCCTCAAGCTGGATCTGGCCTCTGACGGAAGCGGTGCTCGGGAAGTGCTGAGGCTGGAGGACGTGTCCCTTTCCTTCGGGCCGCTCCACCTTCTGCGTGGGATCAGCGCCACCCTCACCCATGGCCAGCGGGCGGTGCTCCTGGGCCCCAATGGATCCGGGAAGACTTCGCTGCTGCGGCTGGTGACGGGGGAGTTGCAGCCGGACTCGGGTACCATCAGGGTGGGGGCGGGAGTTCGAGTGGGGTACTTGGCCCAGGAGCAGGAGATCCTGGATGCCGATATCACCCCGTTCGATGTTGTCAGCAAGGCCTCTGGCTGGGCAGATCAGACGCGCGTGCGCTCCTTCCTCCATTGGTTCCTCTTCGCCGGCGATGAAGCCTTCATCCCGGTCGTCAGCCTGAGCTTCGGAGAGCGGACCCGGTTGATGCTAGCGCTGCTGGTGGCTCAAGGGTGCAACCTGCTCCTGCTGGACGAGCCCATCAACCACCTGGACATCACCGGCCGAGAGCGATTCGAGGAGGCCTTGCTGCAGTTCGAGGGGACGGTGCTGGCCGTGGTGCACGACCGGGCCTTCGTGCGACGGGTAGCGACCCAGGTGTGGGAGTTGCGCGACGGTCGGCTGCGGGTGACGCGGTAG
- a CDS encoding c-type cytochrome produces MKKFAVFTLILLLAASLVGCGAGAEATATPALAEPSPTAVEEASPTAEVEATPTVEAVASPSPEAEVGETPAAVAVGDPEIGVVVFRQNCSGCHGTQAGGGIGPTLAGTGLPFETVLEKVRTGPSDMPAFPPEQVSDEDVAHILAWLQSLS; encoded by the coding sequence ATGAAGAAGTTTGCTGTATTCACCCTGATCTTGCTCCTGGCCGCGTCTCTGGTTGGCTGTGGCGCCGGCGCCGAGGCTACCGCCACTCCGGCACTGGCCGAGCCCAGTCCCACTGCCGTAGAAGAGGCCAGCCCGACCGCGGAAGTTGAGGCCACTCCCACTGTGGAGGCTGTGGCCAGCCCGAGCCCTGAGGCTGAGGTGGGCGAGACCCCTGCTGCTGTGGCGGTGGGGGATCCCGAGATCGGAGTCGTGGTTTTTCGGCAGAACTGCAGTGGCTGCCACGGCACCCAGGCTGGAGGAGGCATAGGTCCCACTCTGGCCGGCACCGGGCTGCCCTTTGAGACGGTGCTGGAGAAGGTACGCACCGGGCCCAGCGACATGCCTGCCTTCCCCCCGGAGCAGGTCAGCGACGAGGACGTGGCCCACATCCTGGCCTGGTTGCAGTCTCTCTCGTAA
- a CDS encoding DUF3828 domain-containing protein, with protein MTTRPRCGTRGRGIVIVGLAAVAVALAVVACNVSPVEPSRSALGIPAEDSQTPEEVVEAFYRWYLSYPGNVLATRAYRVSEHLAPEMVERVDAMMADERGPGYDPFLLAQDLPETLTPGPATVSGDRAYLMVETSFAGHVLRVGLRREGRWLITDISQVRSPEAVVMGFYDWYLHYEGNPLADGAYKANAALTPAFVAKVERALASFDRGGFDPFLMAQDVPEFFRVERSEVGEESAIILLSSSFPGHRIRVHLVPVEGLWKIADVSLPDGS; from the coding sequence GTGACCACCAGGCCCAGGTGTGGGACCAGAGGCCGAGGTATCGTGATCGTGGGGCTGGCCGCGGTAGCCGTAGCTCTGGCCGTGGTGGCCTGCAATGTTTCGCCGGTAGAGCCGTCGCGCTCCGCGCTCGGCATCCCTGCGGAGGATAGCCAGACTCCGGAGGAGGTGGTGGAGGCCTTCTACCGGTGGTACCTCAGCTACCCTGGCAATGTCCTCGCCACCCGCGCCTATCGAGTGAGCGAGCACCTGGCGCCCGAGATGGTGGAGCGGGTAGACGCGATGATGGCCGATGAGAGGGGGCCCGGCTACGACCCCTTCCTCTTGGCCCAGGATCTGCCCGAGACTCTCACCCCGGGCCCGGCTACGGTCTCGGGTGATCGCGCCTACCTCATGGTGGAGACCAGCTTCGCCGGCCACGTTCTGCGCGTCGGGCTGAGACGCGAGGGCCGCTGGCTGATCACCGACATCTCTCAGGTCCGGAGCCCGGAAGCTGTGGTCATGGGCTTCTACGACTGGTACTTGCACTACGAGGGCAACCCCTTGGCCGACGGCGCCTACAAGGCCAACGCCGCCCTGACGCCGGCCTTTGTGGCCAAGGTGGAGCGGGCCCTGGCCTCCTTCGACCGCGGTGGGTTCGATCCCTTCCTGATGGCCCAAGATGTGCCTGAGTTCTTTCGGGTGGAGCGCTCCGAGGTGGGAGAGGAGTCCGCTATCATCCTCCTCTCCAGCAGCTTCCCCGGGCATCGCATCCGGGTGCATCTGGTGCCGGTCGAGGGGCTGTGGAAGATCGCCGACGTCTCCCTACCGGACGGGAGCTGA
- a CDS encoding GNAT family N-acetyltransferase, translating into MTNSLAGQDLPPVQVEVRPAEELTEAEQRAVEELGGGDLNVHPLLAQLEWAPAHWRVLVRAGGKVVSGLKLVEREVWVGQRRVPVVGVGDVATLPAWRHRGLASLALARAGEFICHQSSARFGLLFCAGNLLGFYQRLGWRRVAGPTFVQAPWGKVRFPEETMILECGSEEWPPGEIDLEGLPW; encoded by the coding sequence ATGACGAACTCACTCGCGGGCCAGGATCTTCCGCCAGTGCAGGTCGAGGTGCGGCCCGCCGAAGAGCTCACCGAGGCAGAACAGCGCGCGGTGGAGGAACTGGGCGGAGGGGACCTGAATGTCCACCCGCTTCTGGCCCAACTGGAGTGGGCCCCGGCGCACTGGCGTGTGCTCGTGCGCGCCGGCGGGAAGGTAGTCTCTGGGCTCAAGCTGGTGGAGCGAGAGGTCTGGGTGGGCCAGAGGCGGGTTCCGGTAGTGGGAGTGGGCGACGTCGCCACCCTCCCGGCCTGGCGGCACCGCGGGCTGGCGAGCTTGGCCCTGGCTCGAGCGGGCGAGTTCATCTGCCATCAGTCATCGGCCCGGTTCGGACTGCTCTTCTGCGCCGGGAACCTGCTCGGCTTCTATCAGCGCCTGGGCTGGAGACGGGTAGCAGGACCGACCTTCGTCCAGGCGCCCTGGGGAAAAGTGCGTTTCCCGGAGGAGACCATGATCCTGGAGTGCGGTTCCGAGGAATGGCCCCCTGGAGAGATAGATCTGGAGGGGCTGCCCTGGTAG